One genomic window of Citrobacter sp. Marseille-Q6884 includes the following:
- a CDS encoding DUF4387 domain-containing protein, with amino-acid sequence MKHSICSLAQVIRSKNAGPYELVLDILFKTREDYQRVKASEQLTPQLIAGLYNVEPDFIHNIVWFDPANAVKIVMPRDIISGNVGDNDVYGAQQHAPLLSIEFDL; translated from the coding sequence ATGAAACACTCAATTTGTTCACTGGCGCAGGTCATTCGTTCCAAAAACGCCGGACCGTATGAACTGGTCTTAGATATCTTATTTAAAACCAGGGAAGACTATCAGCGGGTGAAAGCCTCGGAGCAATTAACGCCGCAGCTTATTGCCGGTTTATATAATGTCGAGCCTGACTTTATTCATAATATCGTCTGGTTTGATCCGGCTAATGCAGTAAAAATCGTCATGCCTCGCGACATTATCTCCGGTAACGTTGGTGATAATGACGTTTATGGTGCACAGCAACATGCACCATTATTAAGTATTGAGTTCGACTTGTAA